The DNA region CTAAAGCCCTATATAACCACTCAGAAAAAGGCTCTCCAAAGGCCAGCGGGGGAATTAAAGCAACGAGTGCAGCTAATCCCACAACCGCCGGGGTGTAGTAGTGAGCGAACTTCGTGATAAACTTCTCTGTTTTAGCTTTCCTTGCACTTGCATTCTCAACAAGCTCCAAAATCCTTGAAATAGTTGACTCTCTAAGCTCTTTCGTAACTTTGACCGTCAAAAGACCGCTTAAGTTGACCATTCCCGAAAGGATCTCATCTCCTTCCTTTACTGTTCTTGGCACGCTTTCACCGGTTAATGCTGAAGTATCTACATTTGAGCTTCCTTCCAAAACAATTCCATCCACAGGAACTCTTTCTCCAGGCTTAATAACTATAACATCCCCAGCTTTGAGCTCCTCCGGCTTGACTTTAACTATTTTATCTCCAACTTTCAAATTCGCATACTCAGCTTTTAAAGATAGCAATGCTCTAATTGAGCGCCTCGACCTGTTGACAGCTATGTCTTGGAAGAACTCACCAACGATGTAGAACAGCATAACTCCCACAGCTTCAGGATATTCCCGAATTGCAAATGCCCCTAATGTGGCTATAGCTATGAGGAAGTTCTCGTCAAAGACGTTCCCATGGACTGAGTTGATAAAAGCGTTCCTCAACACCTTCCAGCCTACTAAAAGGTAGCTCGCAACGAATATTCCAAGCACAAAGGCATTGTCGTAGTTGTAATAGTATCTCAAGAGCATTCCTGCTGTGAAGAGCACGAGCGAAGGTATTATGAAATAGAGCATCTTCCTTGGGTCTTCGTCGTGATCGTGGTGGTGTCCATGGTCATGGCCGTGGTGATGCTCTTCCTTCTCAATTATCTTAACACCCGGCTCGACCTTTTTCACTATCTCTTTGGCCTTCTCCACGTCGCCCTCAATAACCAGCTCGCTTGTTGTGAAGTTCACCAGCGCAAACTCAAAGCCTTCTTTTTTCAGCGCTTCCTCGATTTCATAGGCACAGCTAGCACAGTCAAGGCCTTCTAATTTGAGCTTCTTTGGCATGCTCACTCCTCCATGTGCTTAAGTGCAACCTTCAAAATCTCCCTTATGTGCTCGTCATCTAAGCTGTAGAAAACGTTCTTTCCGTCTTTTCTATACGTGACGATTTTTCTATCCTTCAAAATCCTAAGCTGGTGAGAGATCGCGGAAACCGAAAGCCCAGTGATATTGGATAAGTCACATGTGCAGAGCTCATCCTCCAGCAGAGCGAAGAGTATCTTAAGCCTTGTGGGGTTGCCTAAGGCGTCAAAGAAGTCGGAAACTTCAAGGATTGTCTCCTCCTCAGGCAGCTTTTTCTTAGCTTCGAGGATTTTATCCAAATGCTCTTCGTAAACTTTACATATCTCTGTCATTTTTATCACCTCTACATTTGAGCAATTGTGCAAATGTTCTTATAAATGTTACTGGACAAAAATGGATAGGGAATAAGAAAGAGGGCCTGAGAGTTATTCCGCAGGCCTTCCAAGAGGGAAGATATATAGGGGATCTCCTTCAACATCAATTACCTTCTTGACCTCCTCGTCTCGAAAAGCCCCAACTGCGACAGTTCCAAGGCCTAAAGCCGTTGCTTGGAGGTAAATATTTTGTCCCATGTGACCGGCATCGATGTGCACATACCTTACTCCTCTTTCACCATACCTGCTCGTGGTTCTTTCATAGTGGGCAACTATCACAATGTTCACTGGAGCGGTAGCAACACACTTCTGTCCGAGACATGCACGAGCGAGCTCTTCTCTTAAATCTCCCTTTCGAATAAGCTTTAGAACATGCTTCTTCCCATCATAATGGTATAACCCGGGATCAAGGCCCTCAACACTGCTCACAACGGTGTATACTTCAAAAGGATACCTTGCACCCGCACTTGGAGAGGTTCTCTTTCCCCAGATATTTATTCCATAAGCCGCCCAGAGAACTTGAGAGAGCTCACCAAGGGTTAATGGTTCTGAGGTATATCTTCTAATGCTCTTTCTCCTGTATATCGCTTCCTCAAGACTAATTTCCCCTTTAATTCTCGGTTCTGGTAGTTTAATCTCCATATTATCACCCAGAAATTAATGAGCGTTTTTTCACATAAGGTTTACTCTAAAGATAACAAATACACCCCAAAGAACATCAAAATGCCGAAAAATGCTTTAGCTGCTGTGAAGCTCTCTCCAAGGATTAGAAAAGCAAAGAGAGCACCGATTAGTGAGGAAGTTGAGAAAATTGCCCCCGTTTTCATAGCCCCAATTTCCCTCAAGGCGAATAGGAACAGCACGATGGAAAAGCCTATGCTGAAGGCACCGACCGTTAATACATATGGAAGGCTTTGAAGTGGGATGTAGAAAGGAATTCCAATTAGAGAAGCCAGAATTAATAACGCGCTCCCTCCAAACAGCCCTTTTAGTGAAGTTACCAAAAGCAGATCCCTCTTAACGCTTAGCAACTTGCTCAAATTATTGTCTATCGCCCATGAAAGGCCTGCTAAAATTATTAAAATGTTCCCAAGGATGCCTTTGCTCAGCTCTACTTCCCTAAAGTTTTCTGTTGAGATCACAACGGCTCCAATTAAGATTAAGAGAATTCCGATAATGCTTCTTCTTGAGGCTTTTTCTTTAAAGACTAAAAGGGCTATTAAAACAGTGAACAGCGTCTCGGTGTTGAGTAAGAGGGATGCATTAACAGCTGTTGTCTTATTCAAGCCAAACATGAACGAAAGAGGTGCCAAGAAAGATCCAAAAAGTACTATAAAAGCCAATAGCAAGAGGTCTCGCCTTGAGAAGTATTCTTGGGTTTTAACTTTAAATTCAAGCCTTTCGAGGATTTTATCCTTAAGTGGTGTAAAGCGAAGGAGCATTAAAACTATCCCCGCCGTTAGATAAATGCTTCCCGCTATTATCATTGGATGAACATTTCTAAGGGCGATTTTATTCAGCGTCGAGCTTATTCCAAAGAGCAGAGCAGCTAAAACTGCACTCACATAGCCATAGTGATGTGTCATGATGAGGAATACAAAAGAGGAGGTTATAAACGTATTTCACACAAAACGGAAAGAGATAGCACGAGATAGCATTATTCAGGCAACTATGTCC from Palaeococcus pacificus DY20341 includes:
- a CDS encoding heavy metal translocating P-type ATPase is translated as MPKKLKLEGLDCASCAYEIEEALKKEGFEFALVNFTTSELVIEGDVEKAKEIVKKVEPGVKIIEKEEHHHGHDHGHHHDHDEDPRKMLYFIIPSLVLFTAGMLLRYYYNYDNAFVLGIFVASYLLVGWKVLRNAFINSVHGNVFDENFLIAIATLGAFAIREYPEAVGVMLFYIVGEFFQDIAVNRSRRSIRALLSLKAEYANLKVGDKIVKVKPEELKAGDVIVIKPGERVPVDGIVLEGSSNVDTSALTGESVPRTVKEGDEILSGMVNLSGLLTVKVTKELRESTISRILELVENASARKAKTEKFITKFAHYYTPAVVGLAALVALIPPLAFGEPFSEWLYRALVLLVISCPCALVLSIPLGYFGGIGKAAREGILVKGSNFLDALSKATIIAFDKTGTLTKGVFKVTKIETRNGFSEEEILRFAALAEAHSNHPIAKAIKEAYGKEINEAQIKEHEEIAGHGVKARIDGTEIMVGNDRLLHRFNIEHDTCHVKGTVAHVVVNGKYAGYIIISDEIKEDAPKAVRELKRLGVKKVVMVTGDNKDVAEEIARQIGLDEFYAELLPEDKVRVIEELEKKKDPKDTIVFVGDGINDAPVLARADVGVAMGALGSDAAIETADIVIMDDKPSKLPMGIKTARKTQRIVWQNIIFALGVKLAFISLGILGEATMWEAVFADVGVALIAVFNAMRILR
- a CDS encoding ArsR/SmtB family transcription factor → MTEICKVYEEHLDKILEAKKKLPEEETILEVSDFFDALGNPTRLKILFALLEDELCTCDLSNITGLSVSAISHQLRILKDRKIVTYRKDGKNVFYSLDDEHIREILKVALKHMEE
- a CDS encoding SagB/ThcOx family dehydrogenase produces the protein MEIKLPEPRIKGEISLEEAIYRRKSIRRYTSEPLTLGELSQVLWAAYGINIWGKRTSPSAGARYPFEVYTVVSSVEGLDPGLYHYDGKKHVLKLIRKGDLREELARACLGQKCVATAPVNIVIVAHYERTTSRYGERGVRYVHIDAGHMGQNIYLQATALGLGTVAVGAFRDEEVKKVIDVEGDPLYIFPLGRPAE
- a CDS encoding DMT family transporter — its product is MTHHYGYVSAVLAALLFGISSTLNKIALRNVHPMIIAGSIYLTAGIVLMLLRFTPLKDKILERLEFKVKTQEYFSRRDLLLLAFIVLFGSFLAPLSFMFGLNKTTAVNASLLLNTETLFTVLIALLVFKEKASRRSIIGILLILIGAVVISTENFREVELSKGILGNILIILAGLSWAIDNNLSKLLSVKRDLLLVTSLKGLFGGSALLILASLIGIPFYIPLQSLPYVLTVGAFSIGFSIVLFLFALREIGAMKTGAIFSTSSLIGALFAFLILGESFTAAKAFFGILMFFGVYLLSLE